Proteins from one Argopecten irradians isolate NY chromosome 15, Ai_NY, whole genome shotgun sequence genomic window:
- the LOC138308643 gene encoding N-lysine methyltransferase KMT5A-like, with protein sequence MGRTRKLLKTWEEPKFQRGVAREFMSTDADVEGLEVKRVNKVIGKGLFATKTFQSGDFLCEYAGDLITEKEGKRRETSYPMKLGSFLFFFRWKGKRYCVDATLKKNRKCRYANDAAGPQKNGVMLLDVFNETPHLCLYAAKQITPGEEIRYDYGVTNLPWRLVRNELYEVRQKQALFKHIHVFCINNKFGRILSLSTFVPFVDGSF encoded by the exons ATGGGTCGCACTAGGAAATTATTGAAAACATGGGAAGAGCCTAAATTTCAAAGAGGCGTCGCAAGGGAATTCATGTCCACTGACGCGGATGTTGAAGGACTCGAAGTGAAGAGAGTAAACAAAGTAATAG GAAAAGGCTTGTTTGCGACAAAAACGTTTCAATCTGGTGATTTTTTGTGCGAATATGCCGGCGACCTCATTACGGAGAAAGAGGGGAAAAGGAGAGAAACGAGTTATCCGATGAAGCTTGGCagctttttgtttttttttcgttgGAAAGGGAAGCGCTACTG TGTGGACGCTACTTTAAAGAAAAACAGAAAGTGCAGATACGCAAATGATGCAGCTGGTCCACAGAAAAATGGTGTAATGCTACTAGATGTTTTTAATGAAACGCCTCATCTCTGTCTATACGCAGCAAAACAAATAACACCAGGAGAGGAGATAAGATATGACTACGGCGTGACAAATTTACCTTGGAGACTGGTAAGGAATGAATTATATGAAGTAAGACAAAAACAAGCGTTGTTtaagcacatacatgtattttgtataaaCAACAAATTTGGACGCATATTATCGTTATCAACCTTCGTTCCTTTTGTCGATGGTTCGTTTTAA
- the LOC138308642 gene encoding dentin sialophosphoprotein-like, which translates to MQDGCELPNVDSNSTMDINSSDSRINFNPTCDDTESNSDGPSTTKVTKHSKRQNKYGRKRSREPTLSPMQDGRELPNVDSNSSMDINSSDSRINFNPTCDEADTESNSDGPSSTKGTKHSKPQNKYGRKRSREPTLSPEQQDCDSTDINASDSNNSNPESAESGTEANDDGESTNVTKHSDQIAQLQKSGTSGVKTSTKKPYRPCFFCGKLQSKLSLHLKRKHSEEESVKNALSLPMSLQQRAFDKIRKDGIFKANQLLMSDKTLTEAKRQTLYHKERRQGEKKHFNLLPV; encoded by the coding sequence ATGCAAGATGGCTGTGAGTTGCCTAATGTTGATTCTAACTCTACCATGGACATAAATTCTTCGGATTCAAGGATCAACTTTAACCCTACATGTGATGACACAGAGTCTAACAGCGATGGTCCGTCTACTACAAAAGTGACGAAACATTCAAAACGACAGAACAAATATGGACGAAAGCGTTCACGCGAACCGACACTGTCTCCGATGCAAGATGGCCGTGAGTTGCCTAATGTTGATTCTAACTCTAGCATGGACATAAATTCTTCGGATTCAAGGATCAACTTTAACCCTACCTGTGATGAAGCCGACACAGAGTCTAACAGCGATGGTCCGTCTAGTACAAAAGGGACGAaacattcaaaaccacagaACAAATATGGACGAAAGCGTTCACGCGAACCGACACTGTCTCCAGAGCAACAAGACTGTGATAGTACGGACATAAATGCTTCGGATAGTAACAATTCTAACCCTGAAAGTGCAGAATCTGGCACCGAAGCTAACGACGATGGTGAATCTACAAATGTGACAAAACATTCAGATCAGATTGCACAATTACAAAAATCAGGTACGAGTGGCGTCAAAACATCAACGAAAAAGCCTTATCGTCCTTGCTTTTTTTGTGGAAAATTACAGTCAAAATTAAGTCTACACTTAAAACGAAAGCATTCTGAAGAGGAGAGTGTTAAGAACGCATTGTCGTTACCAATGTCTTTACAGCAGAGGGCATTTGACAAAATTCGAAAGGATGGGATTTTCAAAGCCAACCAATTACTCATGTCAGACAAAACCTTAACAGAGGCCAAACGACAGACACTATATCACAAAGAACGACGACAAGGCgagaaaaaacattttaatttgctCCCTGTGTAA
- the LOC138308641 gene encoding uncharacterized protein: protein MIEEYEESDDFKLRILSKFRQDVVGQLCQKDEFIKLLGRQNFKRVMNRKEKTAELREKIMSDMRRFGTLFLEFKSIADTHKQDISSSADMLSRRHFKYLQEAIENVTKCDEGKIKSGLKTGIGYLLKRAAKTLKGYCLLNHDDKSANEVDNFSTILSYFWPSMFGDAEYANVKARQLDLRRPKRLPEELQVQQLRSHVVNGISELLDPYKMLSKHDFKTLRDLLVCRLTLFNARRGGEPSRLLLKEWEDAEKEEWIPRTAVESIADPLEKQLVGKFKIAYQCGKNISQMVPLLIPNDCTNGLRVLADTDVRKSVGIDPKNHFLFPNMQSSSEHIKGWHAVQSVCNSAGLQSMITATSMRHRAATIYASLDIPENERQAFYRHMGHSEEINKNVYQCPLAIQEMTKVGRFLDNIDKQSARDDNTTEEESTGQVTNALSPNVHSRSGVRIEFIRINHQA, encoded by the exons ATGATCGAAGAATATGAAGAATCAGACGACTTCAAATTACGGATTCTGTCAAAATTTAGACAAGACGTTGTTGGGCAACTGTGTCAAAAGGACGAATTTATCAAGTTACTAGGTCGACAGAATTTTAAACGGGTTAtgaacagaaaagaaaaaacgGCAGAACTGAGGGAAAAAATAATGAGTGATATGAGGCGTTTTGGAACGCTGTTTCTTGAATTCAAATCAATAGCAGATACCCACAAACAAGACATTTCATCAAGTGCAGATATGCTGTCGCGAAGGCATTTCAAATATCTACAGGAAGCCATTGAAAATGTCACAAAATGTGATGAGGGCAAAATCAAATCAGGACTAAAAACAGGTATCGGATATCTCCTTAAGAGGGCGGCCAAAACTTTGAAGGGGTATTGCTTATTAAATCACGATGACAAATCAGCGAACGAAGTGGATAACTTCTCTACcatattgtcatatttttggCCGTCGATGTTTGGCGACGCAGAATATGCAAACGTGAAAGCACGCCAGTTGGATTTGAGAAGACCAAAACGCTTACCGGAAGAACTTCAAGTGCAACAACTGCGGTCTCATGTTGTAAACGGGATCTCCGAACTCTTAGATCCATATAAAATGCTTTCTAAACATGATTTTAAAACATTGCGCGACTTGCTCGTTTGTCGTCTGACATTATTTAATGCTAGAAGGGGAGGTGAGCCAAGTCGGCTACTTCTAAAGGAATGGGAAGATGCAGAAAAAGAAGAGTGGATACCCCGTACTGCTGTTGAATCTATCGCAGATCCACTTGAGAAACAACTTGTTGGAAAATTTAAAATTGCGTATCAGTGTGGGAAAAACATATCACAGATGGTGCCTCTGTTGATTCCGAATGATTGTACGAACGGATTACGTGTATTGGCTGACACAGACGTTAGGAAAAGTGTGGGTATAGATCCGAAAAACCATTTCTTATTTCCAAATATGCAAAGTTCATCTGAACATATTAAAGGATGGCATGCTGTTCAAAGTGTTTGTAACTCTGCTGGGCTCCAATCTATGATAACAGCGACGTCAATGAGACACAGAGCTGCAACTATCTATGCATCTCTTGATATACCAGAAAACGAAAGACAAGCTTTTTACAGACATATGGGGCATTCTGAGGAAATAAACAAGAACGTGTATCAGTGTCCTTTAGCCATTCAAGAGATGACCAAAGTCGGCAGGTTCCTTGACAACATTGATAAGCAATCTG CTCGAGATGACAATACGACAGAGGAGGAaagtacaggacaggtgaccaATGCACTATCGCCAAATGTACACAGTCGATCCGGGGTAAGAATTGAGTTCATTCGTATAAATCATCAAGCTTAA